The DNA window CTAAGCGTAGTGCTACTTGGTCACGCCGAGGATCGGCTGGCCCTCTGCGACCGTGTCAGCTGCCAGATCGTCGACGGCAGCAAGCGTCTTGGAGTTGACCACGGTGGTGATCACGGTCGGATCGACGCCGGCGTCGATGATCGAGGCGAAGTCCACCTCAGCCAGCGGCTCACCGGCGCGGATCTGCTGCTTCTTCTCCGCGACCGGGGCAAAGCCCTCGCCCTTCAGCTTGACGGTGTCGATGCCGATGTGGACCAGCACCTCCACGCCGTCGGCGGTCTTGATGCCGTAGGCGTGGCCTGTCTTGGCCACCGAGATGACCTTGCCGTCGACCGGGGCGACCACGGTCGCGTGATCGGCCTGCGGTGTGATGCCCACGGCGTGGCCGAGGGTGCCGGAGGCGAAGGCGGCGTCGGCAAGCTTGTCCATGGCTACCGAGGCACCAGCGAGCGGGGCGAGCACCTCCTTGGTGGCAGCGGGCGCTGCGGCAGGCACGGGCGCAGGCTCGGCTGCGGGCTCCGGTTCGGCTGCAGTCTCCGGCTCGGCCTCAGCCTGAGCCTCTTCTTCCGCGGCGGCGCGGCGTGCGAGCGCCTCCGCCTTCTCCTCCGGAGTGCGGTAGTCAGTGATGAAGATGATCGTGAACGCGGTGAAGAAGGCCACCGCGATCGCGATGACGTAGACCCACGCCGGGCTGAAGACCGGGATGGTCAGCAGCGAGGTGAACACGAACGCGCTGGTCTGCACGCCGCCGAACGGGGTGCCCAGGATCGCGATGGTCAGACCACCGGCGAAGCAGCCCACCAGCATGCGCGGGTAGATGCGCTTGAAACGCAGGTGGATGCCGTAGAGCGAAGGCTCGGAAATACCGCCGAACAGGCCGGCTGCCAGCGCGGAACCGGCGGTCTGACGCATGAGCGGGTCCTTGTCACGCAGCGAGATGGCGAACACAGCGGCGGTCGCGCCGAAGCAGGCGAAGTTCCACGCGCCCATCGGGCCCTGGATGAAGTCGTAGCCAAGCGTTTGGATGTTCACCAGCATCAGGGCGTTGAGCGGCCAGTGCAGGCCCAGCGGCACCAGGAACGGGTAGAGCATCGGGATCAGGATGGCAAAGACGAAGGGCGCGTTGCCGTTGAGCCACGCCAGGCCGACGCCGATCCACGCGCCGAGCGCGTAGCCGAGCGGCCCGATGACCAGGGCGGTAAAGGGGATCATCACCAAAAGCGTGAGGAAGGGGACAAACACCATGTGGACCGCGGACGGGATGAGCTTCTGGAAGCCCTTGTACACCAGCGCCGCGATGGCAGCCATGATCAGCGGGACAAAGACGTTGCCGCCGTACTCAGGAAGCAGCATCGGCGCGCCGAAGACGGTCACGCGCGCGACCTCGCTGCCAAGCAGCGCGTTTTGCGACACGATCGCGTCCGGGTGCTCCGCCAGCCCGGTGAACTCCGGGGTAAACAGTGCGAACATGACCGCGGCGGGGACCCAGCCGTCGATACGCAGCTTCTTGCCCGCGTTGTAGGCCACCATCACCGGCAGGAAGTAGAACACGGAGCGCCACATGGCGTCGACGAACTGCCAGGTCGGCGTCTTGACCTCGGCGCGGAAGTCGACCAGGCCGAGCGCGTCGATGACCGCGGCAGCCGCGATGACCAGCGAGGCACCCAGCAGCACGCCCAGGATCGGACGGAAGGAATCGGAAAGGTACTCGAAGAAGGCGTCCAGCCACGGCACCTTGCCCTTGGCCTTGGCGCGGTTTTGGGCTTTGACGTCGGCGTCGCTAAGCTGCTTCGCCCCGCGCATCTCGGGCAGGGCCTTGATCTCGTTGTACACGTTGGCCACATCGCCGCCGATGATGACCTGGTAGTGGCTGCCGCCCTGCGGAACCGCACCCATCACCTTGGGGTTTGCTTCGAGGCGTTCCTTGTCGGCCGCCGAGGCGTCGGCAAGCTCGAAGCGCAAGCGCGTCGCGCAGTGCGACATGCTCACGACGTTGTCGGGCCCGCCGATTCCGGCGAGGATGTCAGCGGCCTGCTCCTGCAGGCTCGCTTTTGTCTTTGCCATCAGTTCGCTCCTTATTTCA is part of the Corynebacterium imitans genome and encodes:
- a CDS encoding glucose PTS transporter subunit IIA, giving the protein MAKTKASLQEQAADILAGIGGPDNVVSMSHCATRLRFELADASAADKERLEANPKVMGAVPQGGSHYQVIIGGDVANVYNEIKALPEMRGAKQLSDADVKAQNRAKAKGKVPWLDAFFEYLSDSFRPILGVLLGASLVIAAAAVIDALGLVDFRAEVKTPTWQFVDAMWRSVFYFLPVMVAYNAGKKLRIDGWVPAAVMFALFTPEFTGLAEHPDAIVSQNALLGSEVARVTVFGAPMLLPEYGGNVFVPLIMAAIAALVYKGFQKLIPSAVHMVFVPFLTLLVMIPFTALVIGPLGYALGAWIGVGLAWLNGNAPFVFAILIPMLYPFLVPLGLHWPLNALMLVNIQTLGYDFIQGPMGAWNFACFGATAAVFAISLRDKDPLMRQTAGSALAAGLFGGISEPSLYGIHLRFKRIYPRMLVGCFAGGLTIAILGTPFGGVQTSAFVFTSLLTIPVFSPAWVYVIAIAVAFFTAFTIIFITDYRTPEEKAEALARRAAAEEEAQAEAEPETAAEPEPAAEPAPVPAAAPAATKEVLAPLAGASVAMDKLADAAFASGTLGHAVGITPQADHATVVAPVDGKVISVAKTGHAYGIKTADGVEVLVHIGIDTVKLKGEGFAPVAEKKQQIRAGEPLAEVDFASIIDAGVDPTVITTVVNSKTLAAVDDLAADTVAEGQPILGVTK